In one window of Oncorhynchus kisutch isolate 150728-3 linkage group LG16, Okis_V2, whole genome shotgun sequence DNA:
- the mettl3 gene encoding N(6)-adenosine-methyltransferase subunit METTL3: protein MSDTWSNIQAHKKQLDSLRERLQRRRKDPTQLAAEVGGSSTEGAAARSESPGPALQSPPQEEAERPPDPELEKRLLGYLSDLSLSLPTDSLTITDELSTSEVPVTHGCIQSLLLKFSAQELIEVRQPSVATSPSSSSSTLVISVDHTKLWAMIGGGTLGQRKRKAEDQAHHKRPPGSSPALQSPPSPPPTSSISLAPASSSQLTGPSDWKAGGGRGGADKQGRTSKGQTSHLDMEIESLLNQQSTKEQQSKKMSREILELLNTSTAKEQSIVEKFRSRGRAQVQEFCDHGTKEECTRSGFTPQPCTKLHFRRIINKHTDESLGDCSFLNTCFHMDTCKYVHYEIDAPPEAEGGLMGTQAGGMEVGLHQGEEDSNVGKLFPSQWICCDIRVLDVSILGKFSVVMADPPWDIHMELPYGTLTDDEMRKLHIPVLQDDGFLFLWVTGRAMELGRECLSLWGYERVDEIIWVKTNQLQRIIRTGRTGHWLNHGKEHCLVGVKGQPQGFNRGLDCDVIVAEVRSTSHKPDEIYGMIERLSPGTRKIELFGRPHNVQPNWVTLGNQLDGIHLLDPDVVARFKKRYPDGVISKPKNM, encoded by the exons AGCAGCTGGACTCGCTGCGAGAGAGACTGCAGAGGCGACGGAAAGACCCCACGCAACTCGCTGCAG AGGTTGGAGGCAGCAGTACTGAAGGGGCTGCAGCGCGGAGTGAGAGTCCAGGACCAGCCCTCCAGAGTCCCCCACAGGAGGAGGCTGAACGTCCCCCGGACCCTGAACTAGAGAAGAGACTCCTGGGTTATCTGTCGGACCTGAGCCTCTCACTGCCCACTGACTCCTTGACCATTACTGATGAGCTCAGTACT TCTGAAGTGCCTGTCACCCATGGCTGCATCCAGAGTCTGCTGCTCAAGTTCTCTGCCCAGGAGCTCATCGAAGTCCGGCAGCCATCCGTGGCCACCTCcccatcctcttcttcctcaacACTCGTCATCTCCGTGGACCACACAAAACTCTGGGCCATGATTGGGGGCGGGACCTTAGGCCAGAGGAAGAGGAAAGCAGAGGACCAAGCCCACCATAAACGTCCGCCAGGTTCCTCCCCTGCTCTCCAGAGCCCGCCCTCCCCTCcgcccacttcctccatctccctgGCACCTGCTTCCTCCTCCCAGCTGACTGGGCCCTCTGATTGGAAGGCTGGAGGAGGAAGGGGCGGGGCAGATAAACAGGGCAGGACCAGTAAGGGGCAGACGTCTCACCTGGACATGGAGATAGAGAGCCTCCTAAACCAGCAGTCCACCAAGGAGCAGCAGAGCAAGAAG atgagcagagaAATCCTGGAGCTTCTGAACACCAGCACAGCTAAAGAGCAGTCCATCGTTGAGAAGTTCCGCTCACGCGGTCGTGCTCAGGTCCAGGAGTTCTGTGACCATGGGACCAAAGAGGAGTGTACGCGGTCTGGGTTCACACCCCAGCCCTGCACCAAGCTGCACTTCCG acGCATCATCAACAAGCACACAGACGAGAGTCTTGGAGACTGCTCCTTCCTCAACACCTGTTTCCACATGGACACCTGTAAATACGTGCACTATGAGATCGACGCCCCTCCAGAGGCAGAGGGGGGCCTGATGGGGACCCAGGCTGGGGGCATGGAGGTGGGACTACACCAGGGGGAGGAAGACAGCAACGTGGGGAAACTGTTCCCCTCTCAG TGGATCTGTTGTGACATCCGGGTCCTGGACGTGTCGATTCTGGGGAAGTTCTCTGTTGTGATGGCCGACCCTCCCTGGGACATCCACATGGAGCTGCCCTACGGGACTCTGACGGACGACGAGATGAGGAAGCTCCACATCCCCGTCCTCCAGGACGACGGCTTCCTCTTCCTCTGGGTGACTGGCAG GGCTATGGAGTTGGGTAGAGAATGTCTGAGTCTTTGGGG CTATGAGCGTGTTGATGAGATCATTTGGGTGAAGACCAACCAGTTACAGAGAATCATCCGTACCGGGAGGACTGGTCACTGGCTCAATCATGGGAAGGAGCACTGCTTG GTGGGCGTGAAGGGACAGCCCCAGGGATTCAACAGAGGGCTGGACTGTGATGTCATCGTggcagag gtgcgTTCCACCAGCCACAAGCCAGATGAGATTTATGGAATGATTGAGAGACTCTCACCTGGTACCAGgaagattgagctctttggcaGACCTCACAATGTCCAACCCAACTG ggTAACTCTTGGTAATCAGTTAGATGGCATTCACCTCTTGGACCCTGATGTCGTGGCTCGCTTCAAGAAACGTTACCCAGACGGAGTCATCTCCAAACCCAAGAACATGTAG